The bacterium genome window below encodes:
- a CDS encoding M24 family metallopeptidase, translated as LEEGIKAVGAGVHLGDVSAAIQRYVERAGFSVVREFAGHGVGRRLHEEPQVPNFGRRGAGVVLRPGMTLAIEPMINAGTAAVTIDRDGWTVRTADGRPSAHFEHTVAVTDAGADVLTRLPAEASV; from the coding sequence CTCGAAGAGGGGATCAAGGCCGTGGGCGCCGGCGTGCACCTGGGCGACGTCAGCGCGGCCATCCAGCGGTACGTGGAGCGGGCCGGGTTCTCCGTGGTGCGCGAGTTCGCCGGCCACGGCGTCGGCCGGAGGCTGCACGAAGAGCCCCAGGTGCCGAACTTCGGCCGGCGGGGCGCGGGGGTCGTGCTGCGGCCCGGCATGACGCTTGCGATCGAGCCGATGATCAACGCGGGGACCGCCGCCGTGACGATCGACCGGGACGGATGGACCGTCCGGACGGCCGACGGCCGGCCGTCGGCGCACTTCGAGCACACGGTGGCGGTTACCGACGCGGGCGCGGACGTACTGACTAGACTTCCCGCGGAAGCGTCGGTATAA
- the infA gene encoding translation initiation factor IF-1, with protein MAKKDVIEVEGTIVEVLPNAMFRVELASGHKILAHISGKMRIHFIRILPGDRVKVELSPYDPTRGRITYRFR; from the coding sequence ATGGCCAAGAAAGACGTTATTGAGGTCGAAGGGACTATCGTCGAGGTGCTTCCCAACGCCATGTTCCGCGTGGAACTGGCGTCCGGCCACAAGATTCTGGCGCACATCTCCGGCAAGATGCGGATCCATTTCATCCGGATCCTGCCGGGGGACCGCGTGAAGGTGGAGCTCTCGCCGTACGACCCGACCCGGGGACGGATCACCTACCGGTTTCGCTGA
- the rpmJ gene encoding 50S ribosomal protein L36 codes for MKVRASVRRMCEKCKVIKRGNRVMVICENPKHKQKQG; via the coding sequence ATGAAAGTGCGGGCGTCGGTCAGACGGATGTGCGAGAAGTGCAAGGTGATCAAGCGCGGCAACCGCGTCATGGTCATCTGCGAGAATCCCAAGCATAAGCAGAAGCAGGGCTAG
- the rpsM gene encoding 30S ribosomal protein S13 codes for MARIAGVDLPREKRVEVGLTYIYGIGRSRAREILGITGVNPDTRVRGLTDEEVTRLREVIDRNYKVEGDLRRDVAMDIRRLVEIGCYRGQRHRKGLPVRGQRTRTNARTRKGKKKTVGARRAKAETAAATPAHAAG; via the coding sequence ATGGCACGCATCGCGGGCGTGGACCTGCCGCGGGAGAAGCGGGTGGAGGTCGGGCTGACGTACATCTACGGCATCGGCCGCAGCCGCGCCCGGGAGATCTTGGGCATTACGGGCGTCAACCCGGACACGCGCGTGCGGGGTCTCACGGACGAAGAGGTCACCCGGCTGCGCGAGGTCATCGATCGCAACTACAAAGTCGAGGGCGATCTCCGGCGCGACGTGGCGATGGACATCCGCCGCCTCGTGGAAATCGGATGTTACCGCGGGCAGCGGCACCGCAAGGGTCTGCCGGTCCGCGGACAGCGCACGCGGACGAACGCGCGGACCCGGAAGGGCAAGAAGAAGACCGTCGGCGCGCGCCGGGCCAAGGCCGAGACGGCCGCGGCGACGCCGGCGCATGCCGCCGGCTAG
- the rpsK gene encoding 30S ribosomal protein S11, translating to MTTPTRGKRKERKNVPAGIAHIQSTFNNTVVSICDLQGNVLAWASAGTSGFKGSRKGTPFAAGLAAENAARKAMEQGVRSVEVFVKGPGSGREAAIRSLQAAGLEVSLIKDVTPIPHNGCRPPKRRRV from the coding sequence ATGACGACACCGACCCGCGGCAAGCGCAAAGAGCGCAAGAACGTTCCGGCCGGCATCGCCCACATCCAATCGACGTTCAACAATACGGTCGTGTCGATCTGCGACCTCCAGGGCAACGTGCTGGCGTGGGCGAGCGCCGGAACGTCCGGGTTCAAGGGTTCCCGCAAGGGCACGCCGTTCGCGGCGGGCCTCGCCGCGGAGAACGCCGCGCGCAAGGCGATGGAGCAGGGCGTCCGGTCGGTGGAGGTCTTCGTGAAGGGACCCGGCTCGGGCCGCGAGGCCGCGATCCGGTCGCTGCAGGCCGCCGGCCTGGAAGTCAGCCTCATCAAGGACGTCACGCCGATCCCCCACAACGGATGCCGGCCGCCGAAGCGGCGCCGGGTCTGA
- the rpsD gene encoding 30S ribosomal protein S4, with translation MGRYHGPVCRLCRREGMKLYLKGEKCYTDKCPVAKDTTPPGMHAPSRRKPSDFAIRLREKQRLRRFYGVYETQFKHYFRMAAHATGVTGTRLLQILESRLDNVVYRLGLAGSRKEARQLVVHGHIAVNGRRVTIPSFLVRPGHSVGVAEGSRTLPRFAAIAGQAPGRGTPGWLEYQPDALTGRVLTLPARDDIDVPVHEQFIVEYYSR, from the coding sequence ATGGGACGGTATCACGGACCGGTCTGCCGGCTGTGCCGGCGGGAAGGGATGAAGCTTTACCTCAAGGGCGAGAAGTGCTACACGGACAAGTGCCCGGTGGCGAAGGACACCACGCCGCCCGGCATGCACGCGCCGAGCCGGCGCAAGCCGTCCGATTTCGCAATCCGCCTCCGGGAGAAGCAGCGGCTGCGCCGCTTCTACGGGGTGTACGAGACCCAGTTCAAGCATTACTTCCGGATGGCCGCGCACGCGACGGGCGTCACGGGCACGCGCCTGCTGCAGATTCTTGAAAGTCGGCTGGACAACGTCGTGTACCGGCTCGGGCTCGCCGGAAGCCGCAAGGAGGCCCGGCAGCTCGTGGTCCACGGTCACATCGCCGTGAACGGGCGCCGCGTCACGATCCCGTCGTTCCTCGTCCGGCCCGGCCACAGCGTCGGCGTCGCCGAGGGGAGCCGGACCCTGCCGCGCTTCGCGGCGATCGCCGGACAGGCGCCGGGCCGCGGGACGCCGGGCTGGCTCGAGTATCAGCCGGACGCGCTGACCGGACGGGTGCTGACGCTGCCGGCCCGGGACGACATCGATGTGCCGGTGCACGAACAATTCATCGTCGAGTACTACTCGAGGTAG
- a CDS encoding DNA-directed RNA polymerase subunit alpha, whose protein sequence is MWDMNKPKVEYAELSDTYGKFVVEPLERGFGVTLGNALRRVLLASIPGAAVTSVKIENVLHEFSTVPGVVEDVTQLILNLKELTFKLHSDKPKLLRLDVKAKKEVTAGDLQPDAEVEILNPDLHLATLDGKSAHLVMELVVERGKGYVPAERHRKSEHVIGVIPVDSIFSPIQKVNYSVEDTRVGHATDYDRLVLEVWTDGSIRPEEALQESARQLIENFRLFAGTAAGPEVAAGERVDETNKVATMPIEELDLSVRPYNCLKRAGINTVGDLLQRTEDEIVNVKNFGRKSLDEVKEKLGALGLELRRRGA, encoded by the coding sequence GTGTGGGACATGAACAAGCCCAAGGTCGAGTACGCGGAGCTCTCTGACACGTACGGAAAATTTGTCGTCGAGCCGCTCGAGCGCGGCTTTGGGGTCACGCTCGGCAACGCTCTGCGGCGCGTTCTCCTTGCGTCCATTCCCGGGGCCGCCGTGACGTCGGTCAAGATCGAGAACGTGCTGCACGAGTTCTCGACGGTGCCGGGCGTGGTGGAAGACGTCACGCAGCTCATATTGAACCTCAAGGAGCTGACGTTCAAGCTGCACAGCGACAAGCCGAAGCTGCTGCGCCTCGACGTCAAGGCGAAGAAGGAAGTCACGGCCGGCGATCTGCAGCCGGACGCGGAGGTCGAGATCCTCAACCCGGACCTCCACCTGGCGACCCTCGACGGCAAGAGCGCGCACCTCGTCATGGAGCTCGTCGTCGAGCGGGGCAAGGGGTACGTGCCGGCGGAACGCCACCGGAAGAGCGAGCACGTGATCGGCGTGATCCCGGTGGACTCGATCTTCTCGCCGATCCAGAAGGTCAACTACTCCGTCGAGGACACGCGCGTCGGGCACGCCACCGACTACGACCGGCTCGTGCTGGAAGTGTGGACCGACGGCAGCATCCGGCCGGAGGAGGCGCTCCAGGAATCGGCCCGTCAGCTGATCGAGAACTTCCGGCTGTTCGCCGGGACCGCGGCGGGCCCGGAGGTGGCCGCCGGCGAGCGGGTCGACGAGACGAACAAAGTCGCGACGATGCCGATTGAAGAGCTAGATCTTTCCGTCCGCCCGTACAACTGCCTCAAGCGGGCCGGGATCAACACGGTGGGCGACCTGCTGCAGCGCACCGAGGACGAGATCGTCAACGTCAAGAACTTCGGCCGCAAGTCGCTGGACGAGGTCAAGGAGAAGCTCGGCGCCCTCGGCCTCGAACTGCGGCGGCGGGGAGCCTGA
- the rplQ gene encoding 50S ribosomal protein L17, with translation MLGQRGRRLGRDTGARRALFRGLVSSLIAHERIRTTAERAKEAKKVADRMIDLALANDVNARRRAARLLTDPKIVRRLFGTVAPRYQKGRGGYTRIVRLGRRRGDAAEMALLELVT, from the coding sequence GTGCTGGGGCAGCGCGGCCGCCGGCTCGGCCGTGACACCGGGGCGCGGCGGGCGCTGTTCCGCGGGCTCGTCTCGTCCCTCATCGCGCACGAGCGGATCCGGACGACCGCCGAGCGGGCCAAGGAGGCCAAGAAGGTGGCCGACCGCATGATCGATCTCGCGCTCGCCAACGACGTGAACGCCCGCCGCCGGGCGGCGCGCCTCTTGACCGACCCAAAGATCGTGCGCCGGCTCTTCGGGACGGTGGCGCCGCGCTACCAGAAGGGCCGCGGCGGCTACACCCGGATCGTGCGCCTGGGCCGCCGGCGCGGCGACGCCGCGGAGATGGCCCTCCTCGAACTCGTCACGTAG
- a CDS encoding energy-coupling factor transporter ATPase codes for MPEALIRVRGLAHTYHAGTPDAVPAVRGVDLDVRAGECVALLGGNGSGKSTLAKHLNALLLPTEGSVIVDGFDTRDADAVWEIRRRVGMIFEHPDDQLIAAVVEEDVAFGPENLGLPPAEIRTRVTAALRAVGLEALRRRPPHLLSGGQKQRVAIAGVLAMAPRCLVLDEATSMLDPEGQREVMDTALRLCRSEQLALVLITHAMEEAALADRVVVLADGRVALEGTPADVFANEEALRRLRLEPPEIARLRLGLARDGLPLGPELLTIDQLVASLLALGGPRRA; via the coding sequence ATGCCCGAGGCCCTGATCCGCGTCCGGGGGCTGGCGCACACGTACCACGCCGGGACCCCGGATGCCGTGCCGGCCGTCCGCGGCGTGGATCTCGACGTCCGCGCCGGGGAGTGTGTGGCGCTCCTCGGCGGCAACGGTTCCGGCAAGAGTACTCTCGCCAAACACCTCAACGCGCTGCTGCTCCCCACCGAGGGGTCCGTCATCGTCGACGGCTTCGATACCCGCGACGCGGACGCGGTCTGGGAAATCCGGCGGCGGGTGGGCATGATCTTCGAACACCCCGACGATCAGTTGATCGCGGCCGTCGTCGAGGAAGACGTGGCGTTCGGGCCGGAGAACCTGGGGCTGCCCCCGGCCGAGATCCGCACCCGCGTCACCGCGGCGCTCCGCGCGGTGGGCCTCGAGGCGCTGCGCCGGCGCCCGCCGCACCTGCTGTCGGGAGGCCAAAAGCAGCGCGTCGCGATTGCCGGCGTGCTGGCGATGGCGCCCCGGTGCCTCGTACTGGACGAGGCGACGTCGATGCTCGATCCGGAAGGGCAGCGCGAGGTCATGGACACGGCGCTGCGCCTTTGCCGGAGCGAGCAGCTGGCGCTCGTCCTGATCACCCACGCGATGGAGGAGGCCGCGCTCGCCGACCGGGTCGTGGTGCTGGCGGACGGCCGCGTGGCCCTCGAGGGGACGCCGGCCGACGTGTTTGCGAACGAGGAGGCGCTCCGGCGCCTCCGGCTGGAGCCCCCCGAGATCGCCCGTCTGCGCCTCGGGTTGGCGCGTGACGGGCTGCCTCTCGGCCCCGAGCTCCTGACCATCGACCAGCTCGTCGCCTCGCTCCTGGCCCTCGGCGGTCCGCGGCGCGCATGA
- a CDS encoding energy-coupling factor transporter ATPase: MTPAVARPAPPIIRCERLSYVYHRGTPFETGAVDDVSLEIRAGEAVGIIGATGSGKSTLVQHFNALLRPTHGRVYLDAVDVNAREVDQRRVRQQIALLFQYPEHQLFEETVAADVAFGPRNLGLGAEEVRDGVAHALRLVGLDPERFGPRSPFTLSNGEMRRTAIAGLLAMRPRMLILDEPTAGLDPAGRRDILGHIARLRRDAGLTLVLVTHSMDAIAALCDRVMVLDHGRLVADGPVRTVFSDAPRLQGLGLDLPQAALCVYRLRREGWPVRPDALSVEEARQAILDALRRRGVLPASRAGD; this comes from the coding sequence ATGACACCGGCCGTGGCGCGCCCGGCCCCGCCCATCATCCGCTGCGAGCGCCTCTCATACGTCTACCACCGCGGCACCCCGTTCGAGACCGGCGCGGTCGACGACGTTTCGCTCGAGATCCGGGCGGGCGAGGCGGTCGGGATCATCGGCGCGACCGGGTCCGGCAAATCAACGCTGGTGCAGCATTTCAACGCGCTGTTGCGGCCCACCCACGGCCGCGTCTACCTCGACGCCGTCGATGTCAACGCGCGCGAAGTGGACCAGCGCCGGGTGCGCCAGCAGATTGCGCTGTTGTTTCAGTACCCGGAGCACCAGTTGTTCGAGGAGACCGTCGCCGCGGACGTGGCGTTCGGACCGCGCAACCTCGGCCTCGGGGCGGAGGAGGTCCGCGACGGCGTGGCGCATGCCCTCCGTCTCGTCGGGCTCGATCCGGAGCGGTTCGGGCCGCGGTCGCCGTTTACGCTCAGCAACGGGGAGATGCGCCGCACGGCGATCGCCGGCCTGCTCGCGATGAGGCCGCGGATGCTGATTCTGGACGAGCCCACCGCCGGCCTCGATCCGGCCGGCCGGCGGGATATCCTGGGGCACATCGCGCGGCTGCGCCGCGACGCGGGCCTGACGCTCGTGCTGGTCACGCACAGCATGGACGCGATCGCCGCCTTGTGCGACCGGGTGATGGTGCTGGACCACGGCCGGCTCGTCGCGGATGGGCCGGTGCGGACCGTCTTTTCCGACGCGCCGCGGCTCCAAGGGCTCGGGCTCGATCTGCCGCAGGCGGCGCTCTGCGTCTACCGGCTCCGGCGGGAAGGCTGGCCGGTCCGGCCGGACGCGCTGAGCGTCGAGGAGGCGCGACAGGCCATCCTCGACGCCCTACGCCGCCGGGGGGTCCTCCCGGCCAGCAGGGCGGGGGACTGA
- a CDS encoding energy-coupling factor transporter transmembrane component T gives MDPLRALRALSFGQYVPVDSPIHRLDPRTKILATVVLAVAAFLARDFVALAVLAAALGAVVAAACLSPGYVLAGLRPVWWLIAFTVVAQIGFGPAGGHPVWHRGPLTITRENLRDGALYGGQFALLIIATTLMTFTTSPVELTDGLERLLRPFRRLGVPAHELALMMTIALRFIPTLVEETDKIVKAQTARGAEFTRGSLGHRMRALVPLLVPLFVGAFRRAESLALAMEARCYRGGDQRTRMRELSLRPRDYAAFAVLALIAALVVVPHGPPAPRTHSASPHRPAPPRTP, from the coding sequence GTGGATCCGCTGCGGGCCTTGCGGGCCCTGTCGTTCGGCCAGTACGTGCCGGTGGATTCCCCGATCCACCGGCTGGACCCGCGCACGAAGATCCTCGCGACCGTCGTCCTCGCGGTCGCCGCATTTCTCGCCCGAGACTTCGTCGCGCTGGCCGTGCTCGCCGCCGCCCTCGGCGCCGTCGTCGCCGCCGCGTGTCTCTCCCCGGGGTATGTCCTCGCCGGCCTCCGGCCGGTCTGGTGGCTGATCGCGTTCACGGTGGTGGCACAGATCGGCTTTGGGCCGGCGGGCGGCCACCCCGTCTGGCACCGCGGGCCGCTCACGATCACCCGGGAGAATCTGAGGGACGGCGCTCTCTACGGCGGGCAGTTCGCGCTGTTGATCATCGCCACCACGCTCATGACCTTTACGACCTCGCCGGTGGAGTTGACCGACGGGCTCGAGCGGCTGCTGCGGCCGTTTCGCCGGCTCGGCGTGCCGGCGCATGAGTTGGCGCTTATGATGACAATCGCCCTGCGGTTCATCCCGACCCTCGTCGAAGAGACGGACAAGATCGTGAAGGCGCAGACGGCGCGCGGCGCAGAGTTCACTCGGGGCAGCCTGGGCCACCGGATGCGGGCCCTCGTTCCGCTCTTGGTACCGCTGTTCGTCGGGGCGTTCCGGCGGGCCGAATCGCTCGCGCTGGCGATGGAAGCGCGATGCTACCGCGGCGGCGATCAGCGGACCCGGATGCGGGAGCTCAGCCTTCGGCCTCGCGATTACGCCGCGTTCGCGGTACTCGCGCTTATCGCGGCACTGGTGGTCGTGCCCCACGGGCCGCCCGCTCCACGGACGCATTCCGCGTCCCCCCACCGGCCGGCGCCACCGCGCACGCCGTAG
- the truA gene encoding tRNA pseudouridine(38-40) synthase TruA: MKLTLEYDGAAYCGWQRQRGSAAAGAPSVQATLERAVAEVAGGPEQVVGAGRTDAGVHALGQVASLVTSSRIPAGRFPGALNAHLPADVRVVAAEEAADGFHARHDAVARTYRYEILNRPGPSALLRGLAHHVPEPLDVVTMQRAMAPFPGRHDFVAYRGVGTPTRTTLCTVSDAAVEQLAADTFLPEARVRIVITADRFLRHMVRMIAGTLVRVGLGRLPVEAPGEFLADPDNRRTGPRAPAHGLYLVRVDY; the protein is encoded by the coding sequence TTGAAACTGACCCTGGAATACGACGGCGCCGCGTACTGCGGGTGGCAGCGGCAGCGCGGCTCCGCCGCGGCGGGAGCGCCGTCCGTGCAGGCGACCCTCGAGCGGGCGGTGGCGGAGGTCGCGGGCGGGCCGGAGCAGGTGGTCGGCGCGGGCCGGACCGATGCCGGCGTGCACGCCCTCGGCCAGGTGGCGAGCCTCGTCACGTCGAGCCGCATTCCGGCCGGCCGCTTTCCCGGGGCGTTGAACGCGCATCTGCCGGCCGACGTGCGGGTGGTGGCGGCGGAAGAGGCGGCGGACGGCTTCCACGCGCGCCACGATGCGGTCGCGCGCACCTACCGCTATGAAATTCTGAACCGCCCCGGGCCGTCCGCGCTGCTGCGCGGGCTGGCCCACCACGTTCCGGAGCCGCTCGACGTGGTCACGATGCAGCGGGCGATGGCGCCGTTCCCAGGCCGCCACGACTTCGTGGCGTACCGTGGCGTCGGGACCCCCACGCGGACCACGCTCTGCACCGTGAGTGATGCGGCCGTCGAGCAGCTGGCCGCGGACACGTTCCTCCCGGAGGCCCGCGTGCGGATCGTCATCACCGCCGACCGGTTTCTCCGCCACATGGTGCGTATGATCGCCGGTACGCTGGTGCGTGTCGGGCTCGGGCGGCTGCCGGTCGAGGCGCCCGGAGAGTTCCTTGCGGATCCCGACAATCGCCGCACCGGTCCCAGAGCACCGGCGCACGGACTCTATCTCGTTCGCGTGGACTACTGA
- a CDS encoding helix-turn-helix domain-containing protein encodes MRRVLGDLDPHTPGSARALDRTAAAPAETSPGVDRDDLLRAHEVARHLNIPVKDVYAAVRDRRLRATRIGRFLWFRREDVEALHMRTTPGALRRRTR; translated from the coding sequence GTGCGAAGGGTCCTGGGGGATTTGGATCCGCACACGCCCGGCTCGGCGCGGGCGCTCGACCGGACGGCGGCCGCCCCCGCCGAGACGTCACCGGGCGTCGATCGCGACGATCTGTTGCGCGCGCACGAGGTGGCGCGGCACCTCAACATTCCGGTGAAGGACGTCTATGCCGCGGTGCGGGATCGCCGCCTGCGGGCGACGCGCATCGGCCGATTCCTATGGTTTCGCCGCGAGGACGTGGAGGCGCTCCACATGCGCACCACGCCCGGCGCCCTGCGACGACGCACGCGATAG
- a CDS encoding S53 family peptidase encodes MKRVALILAAIALMMPAGVSAQNLQAIRDRTAHPPIHVRGSATASPTGSSPKTIRDFYGFSSLASTTNGAGEVIAIIDAYDDPTIAGDLGVFNTTFRLPAMQTRNCQVGAAGAHTPCFQKVFAQRKPKADGGWALEISLDVEWAHAIAPQADILLVEAQSNSLADLLGAVTVASNNSAVHVVSMSWGTNEFLFQVLYDSYFNVANVIFVAASGDYGNPTWPAASPYVVGVGGTMFANARCAARECTWNDAYLGLPYSSGGGQSAVESEPSYQTGVQSTGWRGIPDVAYYADISPGYSVYDTTSYNGQKGWFAVGGTSAGSPQWAALFALADQLRHCGTSGTCLPEGYWSPYSLYGVAGYNSITTGCNSTGQCANPSGGYSFVTGLGSPQAPTLLPALSSAP; translated from the coding sequence GTGAAGCGCGTCGCACTGATTCTTGCCGCGATTGCCCTGATGATGCCCGCGGGCGTTTCTGCCCAGAACCTGCAGGCGATCCGAGATCGCACGGCGCACCCGCCGATCCACGTGCGCGGCTCCGCGACCGCCTCGCCCACCGGATCCTCGCCAAAGACGATTCGGGATTTTTACGGTTTTTCGTCGCTCGCATCGACGACCAACGGCGCGGGCGAGGTCATCGCCATCATCGACGCCTACGACGATCCGACGATCGCCGGCGACCTCGGGGTATTCAACACCACCTTTCGCCTCCCCGCGATGCAAACACGTAACTGTCAAGTCGGCGCCGCGGGCGCACACACTCCCTGCTTCCAGAAAGTTTTCGCGCAACGCAAGCCAAAGGCGGACGGCGGCTGGGCGCTCGAGATCTCGCTCGATGTCGAATGGGCCCACGCCATCGCCCCGCAGGCAGACATCCTCCTGGTGGAAGCGCAGAGCAACAGCCTGGCGGATCTGCTGGGCGCGGTTACGGTTGCCTCCAACAACTCGGCCGTACATGTGGTGTCGATGAGCTGGGGGACGAACGAGTTCCTCTTCCAAGTATTGTACGACTCCTACTTCAATGTCGCGAACGTCATATTCGTGGCGGCCTCCGGCGACTACGGAAATCCGACGTGGCCGGCCGCATCGCCCTACGTCGTGGGGGTGGGCGGCACCATGTTTGCGAATGCGCGCTGCGCCGCGCGTGAATGCACCTGGAACGACGCCTACCTCGGCCTGCCGTACTCCTCGGGCGGCGGGCAAAGCGCCGTGGAGTCGGAGCCAAGCTATCAGACGGGCGTTCAAAGCACAGGCTGGCGAGGCATCCCGGACGTCGCCTACTACGCCGACATCAGTCCGGGCTACTCGGTGTATGACACGACGTCCTACAACGGGCAGAAGGGCTGGTTTGCCGTCGGCGGCACGAGCGCGGGGTCGCCTCAGTGGGCCGCGCTGTTCGCCCTCGCAGACCAGTTGCGGCACTGCGGCACCAGTGGTACCTGCCTGCCGGAGGGCTACTGGTCGCCGTACTCCCTGTACGGCGTGGCGGGGTATAACAGCATCACCACAGGGTGCAACAGCACCGGCCAGTGCGCCAATCCATCAGGAGGGTATAGTTTCGTGACCGGCCTCGGGAGCCCTCAGGCGCCGACATTGCTGCCAGCCTTGTCTTCGGCGCCGTAG
- a CDS encoding TadE family protein translates to MKTQRGQSTVELVLLMPLLLVMFFLIFEIGRVFGSWLLITNAANEGARFGAVQCVPSQTCSGTDPTTSIVQQVHNTASFLDVQTATYCNASGDPVPNGTTSCALVNWSTDNSVSVVVAYRVETLMPITGYVPFIGNLNYPGYFELIAVSKMHTEQ, encoded by the coding sequence ATGAAGACGCAGCGCGGTCAGTCCACGGTCGAGCTCGTGCTTCTCATGCCGCTCCTGCTCGTGATGTTCTTTCTCATCTTCGAGATCGGGCGGGTCTTCGGGTCATGGTTGCTCATCACGAACGCGGCCAACGAGGGGGCGCGCTTCGGCGCCGTCCAGTGTGTGCCCTCGCAGACGTGCAGCGGCACGGACCCCACCACGTCGATCGTCCAGCAGGTCCACAACACCGCCTCGTTCCTCGACGTGCAGACGGCGACGTACTGCAATGCCTCGGGGGACCCGGTGCCGAACGGGACCACTTCGTGCGCCTTGGTGAACTGGTCGACCGATAATTCCGTCAGCGTCGTGGTCGCCTACCGGGTCGAGACGCTCATGCCCATCACCGGCTACGTCCCCTTCATCGGCAACCTCAACTATCCGGGGTACTTCGAACTCATCGCGGTCTCGAAGATGCACACGGAGCAGTAG
- a CDS encoding Tad domain-containing protein produces MLRRGLMMRRAAARWVRRFAGDEQGSVFLIVGTFLILLLFVGMATDFGIVLRFRRAMQNACDSGALAGAQALPAAAPAQNEATQYASADMTASRIQWDSLTATAEDVNFQADSVNPKQVQVTIGATVPLFFLKILAPSMNVAVQCAARIVPVTQTGLQPVGMLQSTYTQIQKTLPNGTTNCPYIYQTNISACENQTVTDPTTNTAYTQVPGTGDTGNAASDWAMTISTSSTWGSGNTGTLNLSSPLCTAGGASGFACVMENGTGYVSSGTSGPPPYCINATQNINTAPACSLVLTKPGMQAGSANGNTGIRGGISALCQADKGPVDPTTGNISTTGGYAGQQSKWIVTLPLLDPNIWATAAVSGSSTSIDIWGFTAFELDCPKMGNGTQMGSGQTLTIFGRFVSLVTAGVGNPNGPNTGVTTIILVQ; encoded by the coding sequence ATGCTCCGTCGGGGGTTGATGATGCGGAGGGCGGCGGCACGCTGGGTACGGCGCTTTGCGGGGGACGAACAGGGCTCGGTGTTTCTCATCGTGGGCACGTTTCTCATTTTGCTGCTCTTTGTCGGGATGGCGACCGACTTCGGGATCGTGCTGCGGTTCCGCCGGGCGATGCAGAACGCGTGCGACTCCGGCGCCCTGGCCGGGGCGCAGGCGCTGCCGGCCGCCGCCCCGGCGCAAAACGAGGCCACCCAGTACGCGTCGGCGGACATGACCGCGAGCCGAATCCAGTGGGATAGCCTTACCGCGACGGCGGAGGATGTCAACTTTCAGGCCGACAGCGTGAACCCGAAGCAGGTCCAGGTCACCATCGGGGCCACCGTGCCGCTGTTCTTCTTGAAGATTCTCGCGCCCTCGATGAACGTCGCCGTCCAGTGCGCCGCGCGCATCGTGCCGGTGACACAGACCGGGCTGCAGCCGGTCGGGATGCTCCAAAGCACGTACACTCAGATCCAGAAGACGCTTCCAAACGGCACCACTAACTGTCCGTACATCTACCAGACCAACATCAGCGCCTGCGAGAACCAGACGGTCACCGACCCCACGACCAACACGGCATACACGCAGGTACCGGGCACCGGCGATACAGGGAACGCCGCGTCAGATTGGGCGATGACGATCAGCACCAGCAGCACGTGGGGAAGCGGCAACACCGGAACCCTCAACCTCAGCAGCCCCCTCTGCACCGCCGGCGGTGCTTCCGGGTTCGCGTGCGTGATGGAGAACGGTACGGGGTACGTGTCCTCGGGGACCTCCGGGCCGCCGCCCTATTGCATCAACGCGACCCAAAACATCAATACCGCGCCCGCGTGCTCACTGGTCCTTACAAAGCCCGGCATGCAGGCGGGGAGCGCGAACGGCAACACCGGGATCAGGGGCGGGATCTCGGCGCTCTGCCAGGCGGACAAGGGGCCCGTTGATCCAACCACCGGAAATATTTCTACGACGGGTGGGTACGCCGGGCAGCAGTCCAAGTGGATCGTCACCCTGCCGCTCCTCGACCCCAACATCTGGGCGACGGCCGCGGTGTCCGGGAGTTCGACGTCGATCGACATATGGGGATTTACGGCCTTCGAGCTCGATTGTCCGAAGATGGGGAACGGCACCCAGATGGGCAGCGGCCAAACGCTCACGATCTTCGGACGGTTCGTGAGCCTCGTGACGGCGGGCGTCGGCAACCCCAACGGCCCGAACACCGGCGTGACGACCATCATCCTGGTGCAATAG